One region of Hoeflea sp. 108 genomic DNA includes:
- a CDS encoding alpha/beta hydrolase gives MEMVLDADIAAMAEIIARRPPLDLSNVDVPALRAAVNAAGWPTECAEMASVEDIFVAGGAGGIPARLYRPRHGEALPLLVFLHGGGFVLCSLDTHDNFCRALAKAGDCAVLSVDYRLAPEHKFPAAYEDAQAALEWAAANATALGCDPSRLALAGDSAGGNLAAAAALHASPEVRQMLRHLLLFYPAADPTASGASYETFPRTPFLSAEMMHWYWRQYVRQPADLADPRVALLRSADLAGLPQTTVAVAEFDPLRSEVEAFCAALAEAGVDLEARRYDGVSHGFASMVGLIGKARLAIDHGGARLRDAFARSA, from the coding sequence ATGGAAATGGTGCTCGATGCGGATATTGCCGCGATGGCGGAGATCATCGCTCGGCGGCCGCCGCTCGATCTCTCCAACGTCGATGTTCCTGCATTGCGGGCAGCCGTGAACGCGGCAGGATGGCCGACCGAGTGCGCAGAGATGGCCTCGGTCGAGGACATTTTTGTCGCTGGCGGCGCTGGCGGTATTCCGGCGCGGCTTTACAGGCCCCGGCACGGCGAGGCGCTGCCGCTGCTGGTGTTCCTGCATGGCGGTGGTTTCGTGCTGTGTTCTCTGGATACGCATGACAATTTCTGCCGGGCGCTGGCAAAGGCGGGCGACTGCGCCGTGCTGTCGGTCGACTATCGGTTGGCTCCGGAACACAAATTCCCGGCGGCCTATGAGGATGCGCAGGCGGCGCTGGAGTGGGCCGCTGCCAACGCTACCGCGCTGGGTTGCGATCCTAGCAGGCTGGCGCTTGCCGGAGATAGTGCCGGGGGCAATCTGGCGGCAGCCGCTGCGCTCCACGCATCGCCAGAGGTGCGCCAGATGCTGCGGCACTTGCTGCTGTTTTATCCGGCTGCGGATCCGACGGCCTCCGGCGCGAGCTACGAAACCTTTCCACGAACGCCATTCCTCAGTGCTGAAATGATGCACTGGTATTGGCGGCAATATGTCCGCCAACCGGCTGACCTGGCTGATCCGCGAGTCGCGTTGCTGCGGTCGGCTGATCTTGCCGGGCTGCCGCAGACGACGGTGGCCGTCGCCGAGTTCGATCCCTTGCGCAGCGAGGTCGAGGCCTTCTGTGCGGCGCTGGCCGAGGCCGGTGTCGATTTGGAGGCTCGTCGCTATGACGGCGTCTCGCATGGCTTTGCCAGCATGGTCGGCCTGATCGGCAAGGCGCGGCTGGCGATCGACCATGGCGGCGCCAGGCTGCGCGATGCGTTTGCCAGGAGTGCCTGA
- a CDS encoding ABC transporter substrate-binding protein, with protein MAVLASCRLCQRRLPAGRWRLPGPLNGTVTRQEQRNQLAGFGLPGREVVSAIMQVGGVAMSGTVIGNRVLHPLALALLTATIMGGGSAKADETIKVGGLVSITGGAASIGKIAGTAWKLAIDEINASGGVLGKKIELVMADTTTDPTHALNEARRLVDSEKVVAILGPATSQETVPTLAVTTAARVTQLSTAASTQITVETAPYHFTTSPRGANQLIPSIDYALDSLKVTRIGLISDNGGAAKSAIADIVPYMKEKGVEPSSVQEFTFRTEDMTPQLLGLRSSGAEVVVLMNSTGDDARKFLENRMDIGWDVPVLASPAMTTTAVGNAAVVGHEPFNGVYSLQFEGLTYCDGDPLGQSLFSKYAKRAESAVPDLERIGGPASLQLYYIQPYLLAAAMNGSGKTDGPSVTAWLENNVQTVDTIVGKLSASAGNHFLPPATSLKIVKNPDRPREGGLVERADCGRQG; from the coding sequence ATGGCTGTGCTCGCTAGCTGCCGCCTATGTCAACGGCGTCTGCCTGCCGGTCGATGGCGGCTTCCTGGCCCGCTGAACGGCACCGTCACTCGACAAGAACAACGGAATCAACTGGCAGGTTTTGGCCTGCCGGGCAGGGAAGTCGTATCCGCAATCATGCAAGTTGGAGGAGTTGCAATGTCTGGAACAGTTATTGGGAACCGCGTGTTGCATCCGCTCGCACTCGCGCTGCTGACAGCGACGATAATGGGGGGCGGAAGTGCAAAGGCGGACGAAACGATCAAGGTCGGCGGCCTGGTGTCGATCACAGGAGGTGCTGCATCGATCGGCAAGATCGCCGGAACGGCATGGAAACTGGCGATTGACGAGATCAACGCATCAGGTGGCGTCCTGGGCAAGAAGATCGAACTTGTCATGGCCGATACCACGACGGATCCGACGCATGCGCTGAATGAAGCACGGCGTCTGGTCGACAGCGAAAAAGTGGTGGCAATCCTTGGCCCTGCGACAAGCCAGGAGACGGTGCCGACCCTTGCTGTGACCACGGCTGCCAGGGTGACACAGCTTTCAACCGCGGCCTCGACACAGATCACGGTGGAAACGGCGCCATATCATTTCACCACGTCGCCGCGGGGAGCAAACCAGCTCATCCCAAGCATCGACTACGCCCTCGACAGCCTGAAGGTGACCAGGATCGGGCTTATCTCCGACAATGGCGGGGCAGCGAAGTCGGCCATCGCCGACATCGTTCCCTACATGAAAGAAAAGGGCGTTGAACCGTCGAGCGTGCAGGAATTCACCTTCCGCACTGAAGACATGACACCGCAATTGCTGGGACTGCGCAGTTCCGGTGCCGAGGTCGTGGTGTTGATGAATTCGACCGGCGACGATGCACGCAAGTTTCTTGAGAACCGGATGGATATCGGTTGGGACGTGCCGGTTTTGGCCAGCCCGGCGATGACGACGACTGCCGTAGGCAATGCAGCCGTCGTCGGGCACGAACCTTTCAACGGCGTCTACAGCCTGCAATTCGAAGGGCTGACCTATTGCGACGGGGATCCACTCGGCCAGTCGTTGTTTTCCAAGTACGCCAAGCGTGCCGAATCAGCCGTCCCCGATCTGGAGCGTATTGGCGGACCGGCATCGCTGCAGCTCTACTACATCCAGCCTTATCTGCTGGCGGCCGCGATGAACGGATCAGGCAAGACCGACGGGCCATCGGTGACGGCCTGGCTGGAAAACAATGTCCAGACGGTGGACACCATTGTCGGCAAACTGTCGGCCAGTGCCGGCAACCATTTTCTGCCGCCGGCAACCAGCCTGAAAATCGTCAAGAACCCCGACCGGCCCCGCGAAGGCGGGCTGGTCGAAAGAGCGGACTGCGGGCGCCAGGGCTGA
- a CDS encoding glucose 1-dehydrogenase, whose translation MAEMTGKVALVTGAANGIGRATALAFARRGASVVLADTDEAGVRALASLIGEDGGEALAVIADVGDPDQCREMIAATRTRFGRLDMAFNNAGISGGGPDRADIADYDLQVWRKVIDINLSGVFYCTKYELPLMLESGGGAIVNTSSIMGFRSSPNIAAYVAAKHGVLGLTKVVCDEYGARNIRCNAVAPGVVETPMTKRFFENPDIGKAALATIPQSRFGQPTDLAEAVVWLCSLAAAYVNGVCLPVDGGFLAR comes from the coding sequence ATGGCCGAAATGACAGGCAAAGTGGCGCTGGTGACCGGCGCCGCTAACGGGATCGGTCGTGCCACTGCTCTTGCTTTCGCGAGGCGCGGTGCGTCGGTGGTTCTTGCCGACACGGATGAAGCCGGTGTTCGGGCGCTCGCCAGCCTGATCGGAGAGGATGGTGGGGAAGCTCTTGCTGTCATCGCCGATGTTGGCGATCCCGACCAGTGTCGGGAAATGATCGCGGCCACGCGCACGCGTTTTGGCCGGCTCGACATGGCTTTCAACAATGCCGGAATCTCGGGCGGTGGGCCGGATCGCGCCGATATTGCCGATTACGACCTCCAAGTCTGGCGCAAGGTCATCGACATCAATTTGTCTGGCGTTTTCTACTGCACGAAATACGAGCTGCCGCTGATGCTTGAAAGCGGAGGCGGGGCGATCGTCAATACGAGTTCGATAATGGGGTTCCGCAGCAGCCCCAACATCGCAGCCTATGTCGCTGCCAAGCACGGGGTGCTCGGGCTCACCAAGGTGGTTTGCGATGAATATGGAGCGCGCAACATCCGCTGCAATGCGGTGGCTCCGGGGGTCGTCGAGACGCCGATGACCAAGCGCTTCTTCGAAAATCCTGACATTGGCAAGGCAGCCCTGGCAACGATCCCCCAGTCGCGCTTCGGGCAGCCGACTGATCTGGCGGAGGCCGTGGTATGGCTGTGCTCGCTAGCTGCCGCCTATGTCAACGGCGTCTGCCTGCCGGTCGATGGCGGCTTCCTGGCCCGCTGA
- a CDS encoding ABC transporter substrate-binding protein, with protein sequence MISSNRSRRALAAALMSFTALAGAGTARAEETIKIGGIMSLTGAGASIGKVAQVAWQRAVDDINASGGILGKKVELVLADTMTDPTHGVSEMRRLVESEKVAAVVGPATSQETMPVVPIATEANIAQVSSAASTQLTPQVGPYHFSTSPIGENQMIPNISYALDTLKLTKLALISDNGGMSKAAVADIVNYMKGKGVEPVAVQEFAFRTEDMTPQLFSLRSSEAQAVLLINSIGDDARKMLENRYDIGWDVPVLASLTMTNYAVGNAATIGTEPFEGVYSVQFEGMTYCPGEALGEKAFAKFAEKAKADIADLDRMGGPSALVPYYIQPFILAAAMNGSGKTDGKSVAAWIEANAGEIKTLTGKLAASADNHFLPSVESLKVVKNPYQLREDGLVERADCAQ encoded by the coding sequence ATGATTTCCAGCAATCGCAGCCGGCGCGCGCTCGCCGCCGCCCTGATGTCGTTCACCGCCCTGGCCGGTGCCGGCACGGCCCGGGCAGAGGAGACGATCAAGATCGGCGGTATCATGTCGTTGACCGGTGCCGGTGCCTCGATCGGCAAGGTGGCGCAGGTCGCCTGGCAGCGCGCCGTCGACGACATCAACGCCTCGGGCGGTATCCTCGGCAAGAAGGTCGAGCTGGTTCTGGCCGACACGATGACCGACCCGACGCATGGCGTCAGCGAGATGCGTCGCCTGGTGGAGAGCGAGAAGGTTGCCGCCGTTGTCGGCCCCGCCACCAGCCAGGAGACAATGCCGGTCGTTCCGATTGCCACCGAAGCCAACATCGCCCAGGTTTCGAGCGCCGCCTCGACGCAGCTGACACCGCAGGTCGGTCCCTACCACTTCTCGACCTCGCCGATCGGCGAGAACCAGATGATCCCTAACATCAGCTATGCACTCGACACGCTGAAGCTGACAAAGCTGGCGCTGATATCGGACAATGGCGGCATGTCGAAGGCGGCGGTGGCCGACATCGTCAACTACATGAAGGGCAAGGGCGTGGAGCCCGTAGCCGTTCAGGAATTTGCCTTCCGCACCGAAGACATGACCCCGCAGCTGTTTTCGCTGCGCAGCTCCGAGGCACAGGCGGTGCTGCTGATCAATTCGATCGGCGACGACGCCCGCAAGATGCTGGAAAACCGCTATGACATCGGCTGGGACGTACCTGTTCTGGCAAGCCTGACCATGACCAACTACGCTGTCGGCAACGCGGCCACCATCGGCACCGAACCGTTCGAGGGCGTCTATTCGGTGCAGTTCGAGGGCATGACCTATTGCCCGGGCGAGGCGCTGGGTGAAAAGGCTTTCGCCAAGTTCGCCGAGAAAGCCAAGGCCGACATCGCCGACCTCGACCGTATGGGCGGCCCCTCGGCACTGGTGCCCTATTACATCCAGCCCTTCATTCTGGCGGCGGCCATGAACGGCTCGGGCAAGACCGACGGCAAGTCCGTTGCCGCCTGGATCGAAGCCAATGCAGGCGAGATCAAGACGCTGACCGGCAAGCTGGCGGCCAGTGCCGACAACCACTTCCTGCCGTCGGTGGAAAGCCTCAAGGTCGTCAAGAACCCTTACCAACTGCGCGAGGACGGTCTCGTCGAGCGCGCCGACTGCGCCCAGTAG
- a CDS encoding LLM class flavin-dependent oxidoreductase, giving the protein MKFSMIYEAQIAETHREAEQQVFREMAEQCVLLDRSGFDGVWCVEHHGLTQYSHMSAPETFLAFVAGQTKTLEIGHGVVCLPPAMNHPIKVAERVAMLDILSNGRVNFGVGKGGSQQEAGAFGYQLSELQPLIDESMYLIPRLFTEEMVEHDGQYIKFPARPVHPKPLQNPHPRMYMACTRWEAVVTAGSRGLGALVMGFGGPDEIKTKSDAYRKAFAERKLEDQVGFRPTEHLSALCPAIVLRDRDKARRIGLRGQRFFAEALSHWYQGGPKPKVDDMSPQEHLAALDKVREHKFAKLGEDKIAYNPQAYGYLDDINDAYGTPEDCIRYVERLFEAGADEIMFLSQMGTVPHEAIMETIELIGSEVIPHFRGKKLRIAAAE; this is encoded by the coding sequence ATGAAATTTTCCATGATCTACGAGGCGCAGATCGCCGAAACCCACAGGGAAGCCGAACAGCAGGTGTTCCGCGAAATGGCGGAGCAATGCGTGTTGCTCGACAGGAGTGGATTCGATGGCGTCTGGTGCGTCGAGCACCACGGCCTGACCCAATATTCGCACATGTCGGCACCGGAAACCTTCCTCGCCTTCGTCGCCGGCCAGACGAAGACCCTCGAGATCGGCCACGGTGTCGTCTGCCTGCCGCCGGCGATGAACCATCCCATCAAGGTCGCCGAACGTGTCGCCATGCTCGATATCCTGTCGAATGGCCGCGTCAATTTCGGCGTCGGCAAGGGCGGCAGCCAGCAGGAAGCCGGAGCCTTCGGCTATCAGTTGTCCGAGCTGCAGCCGCTGATCGACGAGAGCATGTATCTGATCCCGCGCCTCTTCACCGAAGAGATGGTGGAGCATGACGGCCAGTACATCAAGTTCCCTGCCCGCCCGGTCCATCCCAAGCCGCTGCAGAATCCGCACCCGCGCATGTACATGGCCTGCACGCGCTGGGAGGCCGTGGTGACGGCTGGTTCGCGCGGCCTCGGCGCGCTGGTCATGGGTTTCGGCGGCCCCGACGAGATCAAGACCAAGAGCGATGCCTATCGCAAGGCTTTCGCCGAACGCAAACTGGAAGACCAGGTCGGTTTCCGCCCGACCGAACATCTCTCGGCCCTGTGCCCGGCCATCGTCCTGCGCGACCGCGACAAGGCCCGCCGCATCGGGCTGCGTGGCCAGCGCTTCTTCGCCGAGGCGCTGTCGCACTGGTACCAAGGCGGCCCCAAGCCCAAGGTCGACGACATGAGCCCGCAGGAACATTTGGCAGCCCTCGACAAGGTGCGCGAGCACAAGTTCGCCAAGCTCGGCGAGGACAAGATCGCCTACAATCCGCAAGCCTATGGCTATCTCGACGACATCAACGACGCCTACGGCACGCCTGAGGACTGCATCCGCTATGTCGAGCGCCTGTTCGAGGCCGGCGCCGACGAGATCATGTTCCTGTCGCAAATGGGCACCGTGCCGCATGAAGCGATCATGGAGACGATCGAGTTGATCGGCAGCGAGGTCATCCCCCATTTCCGCGGCAAGAAGCTGCGCATCGCTGCGGCCGAATAG
- a CDS encoding flavin reductase family protein, whose amino-acid sequence MSIEINELVADTRAAMRRLAKSVVILTTSHEGQRLAMAATAVDSLSMEPPSLLACVNRSASIFAAFQAKSPFCVNILARNHEALAQRCGGLVKGEARFAEGDWHARHGIPYLGDAQANIFCANDGEFYYGTHGVFVGRVTAVALFGNIEPLIYADARYVGAHLAM is encoded by the coding sequence ATGTCCATTGAAATCAACGAGCTGGTGGCGGACACGCGAGCGGCGATGCGCCGTCTGGCGAAGTCTGTGGTCATCCTGACCACCAGCCATGAGGGCCAACGGCTGGCGATGGCGGCGACCGCCGTCGACAGCCTCAGCATGGAGCCGCCGTCGCTGCTCGCCTGCGTCAACCGGAGCGCTTCGATCTTTGCAGCTTTTCAGGCAAAATCCCCTTTCTGTGTCAATATATTGGCGCGCAATCATGAAGCATTGGCTCAACGTTGTGGTGGGCTGGTGAAGGGCGAGGCGCGCTTTGCCGAGGGCGACTGGCACGCGCGCCATGGCATTCCCTATCTCGGCGATGCCCAGGCCAACATCTTCTGCGCCAATGACGGCGAGTTCTATTACGGCACCCATGGCGTGTTCGTCGGGCGGGTGACCGCTGTCGCGCTGTTCGGCAACATCGAGCCGCTGATCTACGCCGATGCCCGTTATGTCGGGGCGCATCTGGCGATGTGA
- a CDS encoding helix-turn-helix transcriptional regulator, translating into MADRAEVPSAAPDHDQLVELLYAGISEVKPFDSFLKGLRSSVDAESSTLIIERQRRDRPGAIYSGAASEERIARYNDLYTQDPFIDLPLGKVTTLAELVGDDGFSRSEFMLSFMTGSGWMHVVGADIVEPSGARVRMRATRVLGRDNFGAAERETFQRLLPHLIQAMGLFLRLNGLEAERELFAGALGRLAVGAIIVDRDCRIMQTTPQAEAILGEKDVLKNDRGRLRLLDEAGPSGAFAAAVAEIAETSDASFAGSRAFSIHRSSGEALGLVVRPAPHSAKLHAPLRGAALVIIADAGSSVAPQPAVLVRLFGLTPAEAELAALMGQGLDLDDASATLGITKNTAKAHLRMVFSKTGVNRQSELVRLLLRSVDELS; encoded by the coding sequence GTGGCTGATCGGGCGGAAGTACCAAGTGCCGCGCCCGACCACGACCAGCTGGTCGAACTGCTTTATGCCGGAATTAGCGAAGTAAAACCCTTCGACAGTTTTCTCAAAGGGTTACGGTCGTCGGTTGATGCTGAAAGCAGCACGCTGATCATCGAGCGCCAGCGCCGCGACCGGCCAGGCGCGATCTACTCGGGTGCCGCATCGGAAGAGCGCATCGCCCGCTACAACGACCTTTACACGCAAGACCCCTTCATCGATCTGCCGCTCGGCAAGGTGACGACGCTGGCAGAGCTTGTTGGCGATGACGGGTTCTCGCGCTCGGAATTCATGCTGAGCTTCATGACCGGCTCGGGCTGGATGCATGTGGTCGGCGCCGACATCGTCGAGCCGTCAGGCGCCCGGGTCAGGATGCGGGCGACACGTGTGCTGGGCCGGGACAATTTCGGTGCCGCCGAGCGGGAGACATTCCAGCGCCTTCTGCCGCATCTGATCCAGGCGATGGGCCTGTTCCTCAGGCTGAACGGGCTGGAGGCCGAACGCGAGCTTTTTGCCGGCGCGCTGGGGCGGCTTGCGGTGGGGGCGATCATTGTCGACCGCGACTGCCGCATCATGCAGACGACACCGCAGGCCGAGGCAATCCTGGGGGAAAAAGATGTGCTGAAGAACGACCGAGGCCGACTGCGCTTGCTCGACGAAGCCGGGCCGAGTGGCGCGTTTGCGGCGGCGGTGGCCGAGATTGCCGAGACCAGCGACGCTTCCTTTGCCGGCTCGCGCGCGTTTTCGATCCACCGCTCCAGCGGCGAGGCGCTCGGGCTCGTCGTCAGGCCGGCACCGCATTCGGCCAAGCTGCATGCACCACTGCGTGGAGCAGCACTCGTCATCATCGCCGACGCCGGCAGCAGCGTTGCGCCGCAGCCGGCAGTGCTGGTCAGGCTGTTCGGCCTGACGCCGGCGGAAGCCGAGCTTGCGGCGCTCATGGGACAGGGTCTCGATCTCGATGATGCGAGCGCAACGCTCGGCATCACCAAGAACACGGCCAAGGCGCATCTGCGCATGGTATTTTCCAAGACCGGCGTCAACAGGCAGAGCGAGCTCGTGCGCCTGCTGCTGCGCTCGGTCGACGAGTTGAGCTAG
- a CDS encoding SDR family oxidoreductase, producing MSNAPQPVGSTFEGRVVIVTGGTKGIGRAIAEGFLGVGATVVVCARTEPDSLPHSNGNRAIFMQCDVRTAQACKELVDRVGEEHGRIDVLVNNAGGSPHVDAATVSPRFSDAIVNLNLMAPVYLSQAVYHWMARLPEGGSIINIASVSGRRPSPGTSVYGAAKAGLLSLTTSLAQEWAPKVRVNAIIVGLIETEKADETYGSREAQQAIAASVPMKRMGRGDDIARAALYLASPTATFVTGAQLEVHGGGETPLFLDLIRRYAPDAK from the coding sequence ATGAGCAATGCCCCGCAACCTGTTGGCTCGACCTTCGAGGGCAGGGTCGTCATCGTGACCGGCGGCACCAAGGGCATTGGCCGGGCGATTGCCGAAGGTTTTCTTGGCGTCGGCGCGACCGTCGTCGTTTGCGCGCGCACCGAGCCTGACAGCCTGCCGCATTCTAACGGCAACAGGGCGATCTTCATGCAATGCGACGTGCGCACCGCGCAGGCCTGCAAGGAGCTGGTTGACCGTGTCGGCGAGGAACATGGCCGCATCGACGTGCTGGTCAACAACGCCGGCGGCTCGCCCCATGTCGATGCGGCGACCGTATCGCCGCGTTTCTCCGACGCCATCGTCAATCTCAACCTGATGGCGCCCGTCTACCTGTCGCAGGCGGTCTACCACTGGATGGCCAGGCTTCCGGAAGGCGGCAGCATCATCAACATCGCCAGCGTGTCCGGCCGCCGGCCATCTCCGGGCACCTCGGTCTATGGCGCGGCCAAGGCGGGCCTGCTCAGCCTGACCACCAGCCTGGCGCAGGAATGGGCACCCAAGGTGCGCGTCAACGCCATCATCGTCGGCCTCATCGAGACCGAAAAAGCCGATGAAACCTATGGCTCGCGCGAAGCCCAGCAGGCGATTGCCGCATCGGTGCCAATGAAGCGCATGGGACGTGGCGACGACATTGCGCGCGCTGCTCTCTACCTCGCAAGCCCGACCGCCACCTTCGTTACCGGCGCACAGCTCGAGGTGCATGGCGGAGGCGAAACCCCGCTGTTCCTCGATCTCATCAGGCGCTACGCACCGGACGCGAAGTGA
- a CDS encoding FadD3 family acyl-CoA ligase, translating to MISEDADWKFTTIPALCARAAEVYGTRTAVDDNGVVLNFVELDAMRKRVAKAMIAAGVQKGDRIMVWAPNTWKWFATALGLVTAGAILIPASTRFKGAEIAELVKRSGTSVLFSVGTFLNTYYPDQLRAETRELLREVVVIGDSSNGDRSWDDFVAAGDTISDAELAVREASVGPDDLCDMLFTSGTTGYPKGVMYGHQQCLQAIDAWATRVGIREHDRILVIPPFFHAFGYRSGAIVSLMRGAVLLPHLTYDAGEILKRVAEEKISVIPGPPAIFQGMLQHPELAKFDTSSLRLGVTGGAVVPSILIRRMREELGFAGVVNGYGLTECGGYGTMCLATDPDDVIANTAGKAAPGVEVRIMGDDGHFLPDGKPGEVVIRGYIVMKGYFNDPKATSKTIDPEGWLHTGDIGYFDTDGNLRIEDRLKDMYITGGFNCYPAEIERILSQHPAIGIVAVIGVADDRLGEVGKAYVVLRPGTSATDKDIIDWSRANMANYKCPRSVEIRPSLPTSPQGKVLKNILREEVPQDA from the coding sequence ATGATCTCAGAAGACGCCGACTGGAAGTTCACCACCATTCCTGCCCTCTGCGCGCGAGCCGCCGAGGTTTATGGCACCCGCACCGCAGTTGACGACAACGGCGTCGTGCTGAACTTCGTCGAGCTCGACGCGATGCGCAAGCGCGTCGCCAAGGCGATGATTGCCGCCGGCGTCCAGAAGGGCGACCGCATCATGGTCTGGGCGCCCAACACCTGGAAATGGTTTGCCACGGCCCTTGGCCTCGTCACCGCAGGCGCCATACTCATCCCCGCAAGCACCCGCTTCAAGGGCGCCGAAATCGCTGAACTGGTCAAGCGCAGCGGCACCTCGGTGCTGTTTTCGGTCGGCACCTTTCTCAACACCTACTATCCAGACCAACTCCGTGCCGAGACGCGCGAACTGCTGCGCGAAGTGGTCGTCATCGGCGACAGCAGCAACGGCGACCGCAGCTGGGACGATTTCGTCGCCGCCGGTGACACGATCAGCGACGCCGAACTTGCTGTACGCGAGGCCAGCGTCGGCCCCGACGATCTCTGTGACATGCTCTTCACCTCAGGCACCACGGGCTATCCCAAGGGCGTCATGTATGGCCACCAGCAGTGCCTGCAGGCGATCGACGCCTGGGCGACGCGCGTCGGCATCCGCGAGCACGACCGCATCCTGGTCATCCCGCCCTTTTTCCACGCCTTCGGTTATCGATCCGGCGCCATCGTTTCGTTGATGCGCGGCGCGGTGCTGTTGCCGCATCTCACTTATGACGCCGGCGAAATCCTGAAGCGCGTCGCCGAGGAGAAGATCAGCGTCATTCCCGGCCCGCCCGCCATCTTCCAGGGCATGCTCCAGCATCCGGAACTGGCGAAATTCGACACCTCCAGCCTGCGCCTCGGCGTCACCGGCGGCGCGGTCGTGCCCTCGATCTTGATCCGCCGCATGCGCGAGGAGCTTGGTTTCGCCGGCGTCGTCAACGGCTATGGCCTGACCGAATGCGGCGGCTATGGCACGATGTGCCTGGCAACCGACCCGGATGACGTGATCGCCAACACAGCCGGCAAGGCGGCTCCCGGCGTAGAGGTCCGCATCATGGGCGACGACGGCCACTTCCTGCCCGACGGCAAGCCCGGCGAAGTCGTCATCCGCGGCTACATCGTCATGAAGGGCTATTTCAACGACCCCAAGGCGACGTCCAAGACCATCGACCCCGAGGGCTGGCTGCACACCGGCGACATCGGTTACTTCGACACGGACGGCAATCTGCGCATCGAGGACCGTCTCAAGGACATGTACATCACCGGCGGCTTCAACTGCTATCCGGCCGAGATCGAACGCATCCTGAGCCAGCACCCTGCCATCGGTATCGTCGCCGTCATTGGTGTTGCAGACGACCGCCTCGGCGAAGTCGGCAAGGCCTATGTCGTGCTGCGTCCAGGCACCAGCGCCACCGACAAGGACATCATCGACTGGTCGCGCGCCAACATGGCCAATTACAAGTGCCCGCGCAGCGTCGAGATCCGTCCTTCCCTGCCCACCAGCCCGCAAGGCAAGGTGCTCAAGAACATTCTGCGCGAAGAGGTCCCCCA